One window of Sphingomonas sp. KC8 genomic DNA carries:
- a CDS encoding sensor histidine kinase, whose translation MNLNGPPRARLSHRVVILSIVGFWLFYFTIITLRAAGLGYDHQVEMLAYRAIVTLAGMALTLLFYLVLRGPVSRSLKQAIIVAALFAVPAAIAYSTVNWLVFYRFDEKAMFEKKQKKAATVIIRKGETVPPVAPPPLPSPPGQQAAPPAPPVPPAPPSPTTRQVTIQVGGDEEEYLHEEKTPIMAIADQAANGYFFFVAWAALYLALSYAAAVRGAEREAAELRAAAQSAELRALRYQVNPHFLFNTLNSLSSLVLTDKKEEAERMILNLSTFFRTSLTADPTEDVPLYEEIRLQRLYLDIEAVRFPDRLKVEVEVPDPLRTACVPGLILQPLVENAVKYGVSRARRPVTIRIRAREDSDGLVLSVEDDGDPMTENDRIAGTGVGLRNVRERLAARFGGDSRCRWGALPDGGFSVTLFLPLNRNAC comes from the coding sequence ATGAATCTGAACGGGCCGCCACGGGCCAGGCTCAGTCACCGCGTCGTCATCTTGTCGATCGTCGGCTTCTGGCTGTTCTATTTCACGATCATCACGCTGCGCGCCGCCGGGCTGGGTTACGACCATCAGGTCGAGATGCTGGCCTATCGCGCGATCGTGACGCTCGCCGGCATGGCGCTGACCTTGCTGTTCTACCTGGTCCTGCGCGGGCCGGTCAGCCGATCGCTCAAGCAGGCGATCATCGTCGCGGCGCTGTTCGCGGTGCCCGCCGCCATCGCCTATTCGACGGTCAACTGGCTCGTCTTCTATCGTTTCGACGAAAAAGCGATGTTCGAAAAGAAGCAGAAGAAGGCGGCCACCGTGATCATCCGCAAGGGTGAAACCGTACCCCCCGTCGCACCGCCGCCCCTGCCATCACCCCCCGGCCAGCAGGCAGCGCCGCCCGCGCCACCGGTTCCACCAGCCCCGCCATCGCCCACGACGCGCCAGGTGACGATCCAGGTCGGCGGCGACGAAGAGGAGTATCTGCACGAGGAGAAGACGCCGATCATGGCGATCGCCGATCAGGCGGCTAACGGCTATTTCTTCTTCGTCGCCTGGGCGGCGCTCTATCTTGCGCTCAGCTATGCCGCCGCCGTGCGCGGGGCCGAACGCGAGGCCGCCGAATTGCGCGCCGCCGCCCAATCGGCCGAGCTTCGCGCGCTGCGCTATCAGGTCAACCCGCACTTCCTGTTCAACACGCTCAACTCGCTCTCCTCGCTCGTCCTGACCGACAAGAAGGAGGAGGCTGAACGGATGATCCTCAATCTGTCCACTTTCTTCCGCACCAGCCTGACGGCCGATCCCACCGAAGATGTGCCGCTGTACGAGGAGATCCGTCTCCAGCGCCTCTATCTCGATATCGAAGCGGTGCGCTTTCCCGATCGGCTGAAGGTGGAAGTGGAGGTGCCCGATCCGCTGCGCACCGCGTGCGTGCCGGGCCTGATCCTGCAACCGCTGGTTGAGAATGCGGTGAAATATGGAGTATCACGCGCGCGCCGTCCGGTTACGATCCGCATCCGCGCCCGCGAGGATTCGGACGGGCTGGTATTGTCGGTGGAGGATGATGGGGATCCCATGACCGAAAATGATCGGATCGCCGGCACGGGCGTCGGCCTGCGCAACGTGCGCGAACGGCTGGCCGCGCGCTTCGGCGGCGATAGCCGCTGCCGCTGGGGGGCGCTGCCCGATGGCGGTTTCTCGGTCACCCTGTTCCTGCCGCTGAACCGCAATGCCTGTTGA
- a CDS encoding sterol desaturase family protein, translating into MAFIIGPFLFLAALIAMEGVAYAAHRWIMHGPGWFLHASHHRPRTGRFEANDLYAVIFAVPSFILILGGVQLGWGAGYAWAGAGIAAYGAIYFGFHDVIVHRRIAHSYVPRSRYMKRIVQAHRLHHAVETKAGTVSFGFLVAPRADALKAALARNARAGVRSPRKGADISGSSR; encoded by the coding sequence ATGGCGTTCATCATCGGCCCGTTCCTGTTCCTTGCCGCGCTCATCGCGATGGAAGGGGTGGCTTATGCCGCGCATCGCTGGATCATGCACGGGCCGGGCTGGTTCCTGCATGCCAGCCACCACCGCCCGCGCACCGGCCGGTTCGAAGCGAATGACCTGTATGCCGTGATCTTCGCCGTCCCATCGTTCATTCTGATCCTGGGCGGGGTGCAGCTTGGCTGGGGGGCGGGCTATGCCTGGGCCGGGGCCGGGATCGCGGCCTATGGGGCGATCTATTTCGGCTTTCATGACGTTATCGTCCATCGCCGGATCGCCCATTCCTATGTGCCGCGGTCGCGGTACATGAAACGGATCGTGCAGGCCCATCGGCTGCACCACGCCGTGGAAACGAAAGCGGGGACGGTAAGCTTCGGCTTCCTTGTCGCGCCGCGCGCCGATGCGCTGAAGGCGGCGCTCGCCCGGAATGCCCGCGCCGGTGTCCGCAGCCCCCGAAAAGGCGCGGATATAAGCGGTTCCTCCCGCTAA
- a CDS encoding methyl-accepting chemotaxis protein, translating into MIAILAIVAATLATLATVSMNRMTADYDALADKKLPAVLSLARAHRNIEEMGYAGYRVVLYPGVSPEAKAAADRVRTTYEAAILSLREASDGEPKVAAVKDKAAAQIEDVHDLAKQVVALGLADRDADARAALEQLDARIKAFSDGVGPLVKTLVADSNSQTDRLMESARFAIWELVIISIAGIVASIAAGLYVTRVGITGPLAKLGERMKGLAAGDNAGQVPGIDRGDELGVMAGTVEIFRENAIAKARADAEKARADAEQQMAVDMVAASLGRLADGDLTARLDDRIPDSYARLRDDFNAATQALQDAMGQLVESAGSINTGSAEISSASEDLSRRTEQQAASLEETAAAMHQITTTIRETAQGAGHVSASVAEAHGSATEGGRIVRDAVTAMDGIEESSQQIAQIVDLIDGIAFQTNLLALNAGVEAARAGDAGKGFAVVANEVRALAQRSADAAKDIKALVATSSKQVDAGVRLVGQTGDALGLIVTKVAEIASLATQISTATEAQASSLQQVNIAVGEMDKTTQQNAAMVEESTAAARSLASEADQLAELVGRFRIGDRRPPARKARAATVRKALPRANPVHHIQGNLAAAVDDGWAEF; encoded by the coding sequence GTGATCGCGATTCTTGCGATCGTGGCGGCGACGCTGGCCACGCTCGCGACGGTCAGTATGAACCGGATGACCGCCGATTATGACGCGCTGGCCGACAAAAAATTACCGGCGGTGCTGTCGCTGGCGCGGGCGCATCGCAACATCGAAGAAATGGGATATGCCGGCTATCGCGTCGTTCTGTATCCCGGTGTTTCGCCGGAAGCCAAGGCGGCCGCCGATCGCGTCCGCACGACGTACGAGGCGGCAATATTGTCGCTGCGCGAAGCAAGCGACGGTGAACCCAAAGTCGCGGCGGTAAAGGACAAGGCCGCCGCCCAGATCGAGGACGTTCACGATCTGGCCAAACAGGTGGTGGCGCTCGGGCTGGCCGATCGCGATGCCGATGCCCGCGCCGCGCTCGAACAGCTCGACGCGCGGATCAAGGCGTTTTCGGATGGCGTTGGCCCGCTGGTGAAGACGCTGGTGGCCGACAGCAACAGCCAGACCGATCGGTTGATGGAGTCGGCGCGCTTCGCGATCTGGGAACTCGTGATCATCAGCATCGCTGGCATCGTGGCGAGCATCGCCGCCGGCCTTTACGTCACGCGCGTCGGCATCACCGGCCCCCTGGCGAAACTGGGCGAACGGATGAAGGGCCTCGCAGCGGGCGACAATGCCGGGCAGGTGCCGGGGATCGATCGTGGCGACGAACTGGGCGTGATGGCCGGCACGGTCGAAATATTCCGTGAAAACGCGATCGCCAAGGCGCGCGCGGATGCGGAAAAGGCACGGGCCGACGCCGAACAGCAGATGGCGGTCGATATGGTCGCCGCCAGCCTCGGCCGGCTGGCCGATGGCGATCTGACGGCGCGGCTGGATGATCGCATCCCCGATTCCTACGCCCGGCTGCGCGACGATTTCAACGCCGCCACGCAGGCATTGCAGGATGCGATGGGGCAATTGGTGGAAAGCGCCGGCAGCATCAACACCGGCTCTGCCGAAATCAGCTCGGCGTCGGAAGATCTGTCGCGCCGCACCGAACAGCAGGCGGCGTCACTCGAAGAAACCGCCGCGGCGATGCACCAGATCACCACCACGATCCGTGAAACCGCACAAGGCGCCGGCCATGTCAGCGCGTCGGTCGCGGAAGCGCATGGCAGCGCCACCGAAGGCGGGCGGATCGTGCGCGATGCGGTGACGGCGATGGACGGGATCGAGGAATCGTCGCAGCAGATTGCCCAGATCGTCGACCTGATCGACGGTATCGCGTTTCAGACCAATTTGCTGGCGTTGAACGCCGGGGTCGAAGCGGCGCGGGCGGGCGACGCCGGCAAGGGCTTTGCCGTGGTCGCCAACGAAGTGCGGGCGCTGGCGCAGCGTTCGGCCGATGCGGCCAAGGACATCAAGGCGCTGGTGGCAACCAGTTCGAAACAGGTGGACGCCGGGGTCAGGCTGGTCGGGCAGACCGGCGATGCGCTTGGGCTGATCGTGACCAAGGTGGCCGAAATCGCTTCGCTTGCGACACAGATATCGACCGCGACCGAGGCGCAGGCGTCAAGCCTCCAGCAGGTGAACATCGCGGTGGGCGAAATGGACAAGACCACCCAGCAGAATGCCGCGATGGTCGAGGAATCGACCGCCGCCGCGCGCAGCCTTGCCAGCGAGGCGGATCAGCTGGCCGAACTGGTCGGGCGCTTTCGCATCGGCGATCGCCGTCCGCCAGCGCGCAAGGCGCGGGCGGCTACCGTCCGCAAGGCGCTGCCGCGCGCCAATCCGGTGCATCATATCCAGGGCAATCTGGCCGCCGCCGTGGACGATGGCTGGGCTGAGTTCTGA
- a CDS encoding endonuclease/exonuclease/phosphatase family protein encodes MITFATYNIHKAVGTDRRRDPARILDVLHEINADVVTLQEADRRFGSRTSAIPVDMIAEHSAYKPVDYDIRPGGIGWHGNAILVKRNIEILAHAPLHLPVLEPRGAVVADLRVHGTAIRVVGMHLDLSGLWRKRQVRSILAQIAARPAMPTVMMGDLNEWARLGGCLAEFRPAFRAAETGRSFHTRRPVASLDRILFHAGMDLADCGVHRSAKSSCASDHLPVWAKFRL; translated from the coding sequence ATGATCACGTTCGCGACCTACAATATCCACAAGGCGGTCGGCACCGATCGGCGGCGGGACCCGGCCCGCATCCTGGATGTGCTGCACGAGATCAACGCCGATGTCGTGACGTTGCAGGAGGCCGACCGCCGCTTCGGATCGCGCACCTCGGCGATCCCGGTCGACATGATCGCCGAACATAGCGCCTACAAGCCGGTCGATTATGATATCCGCCCCGGCGGGATCGGCTGGCACGGCAACGCCATTCTGGTGAAGCGCAACATCGAGATTCTGGCCCACGCGCCGCTCCACCTGCCCGTGCTGGAACCGCGCGGCGCGGTGGTGGCCGATCTGCGCGTCCATGGCACGGCGATCCGCGTCGTCGGCATGCACCTCGATCTGTCGGGGCTGTGGCGCAAGCGGCAGGTGCGGTCCATCCTGGCGCAGATCGCGGCGCGGCCGGCCATGCCCACCGTGATGATGGGCGATCTTAACGAATGGGCGCGGCTGGGCGGATGCCTTGCCGAATTCCGGCCAGCGTTCCGTGCGGCGGAAACCGGGCGCAGCTTTCACACCCGCCGCCCGGTCGCGAGTCTCGACCGCATCCTGTTTCATGCCGGCATGGATCTGGCCGATTGCGGCGTCCACCGATCGGCCAAATCATCCTGCGCGTCGGATCACCTGCCGGTATGGGCGAAGTTCCGGCTGTAA
- the tldD gene encoding metalloprotease TldD: MTIPADPRRFLYRDNALDPDGALRLTADALRGCDDGELYLQYATSESFGFDDGRLKTADYNTQAGFGLRGVSGETTAFAHANDISEAAIRRAAETMTLLDPAKAVKAAAPRRTNAALYTADDPLGLVPFATKVALCQRIDAAARARDPRVAQVTVGLSGSWSVVEIVRPDGFVAHDVRPLVRLNVSIVAEQNGRRETGFFGLGGRYLYDHLFEEATWNRAIDAALAQALVNLESVPAPAGEMTVVCGPGWPGVLLHEAIGHGLEGDFNRKGTSAFSGRIGERVAAPGVTVIDDGSIANRRGSLSIDDEGTPTQRNTLIEDGILVGYMQDRLNARLMGVPATGNGRRESFAHAPMPRMTNTFMLGGNDDPAEILSRVKNGIYATSFGGGQVDITSGKFVFSCTEAYRIENGRIGAPIKGATLIGDGPSALTKVKAIGNDMALDEGVGICGKGGQSVPAGVGQPTLLIEGLTVGGTAA, encoded by the coding sequence ATGACTATTCCCGCCGATCCCCGCCGCTTCCTCTATCGCGACAATGCCCTCGACCCGGACGGCGCGCTGCGCCTGACCGCCGATGCGCTTCGCGGTTGCGATGATGGCGAACTTTACCTGCAATATGCCACGTCGGAGAGCTTCGGCTTCGATGATGGCCGGCTGAAGACCGCCGACTACAACACGCAGGCCGGGTTCGGCCTGCGCGGGGTATCCGGCGAAACCACCGCCTTCGCCCACGCCAATGACATCAGCGAAGCCGCGATCCGCCGCGCCGCCGAAACGATGACCTTGCTCGATCCGGCCAAGGCGGTGAAGGCCGCAGCCCCGCGCCGCACCAACGCCGCGCTCTACACGGCGGATGATCCGCTGGGCCTCGTCCCCTTCGCCACCAAGGTCGCCTTGTGCCAGCGCATCGACGCGGCCGCCCGCGCCCGCGATCCGCGCGTTGCCCAGGTCACGGTCGGCCTGTCGGGATCGTGGAGCGTGGTTGAAATCGTGCGGCCCGACGGGTTCGTCGCGCATGACGTGCGCCCGCTGGTGCGGCTGAACGTGTCGATCGTCGCCGAACAGAATGGCCGGCGCGAAACCGGTTTCTTCGGCCTTGGCGGCCGCTATCTCTACGATCACCTGTTCGAGGAAGCGACCTGGAACCGCGCGATCGATGCCGCGCTGGCCCAAGCGCTCGTCAACCTCGAATCGGTGCCGGCCCCCGCTGGCGAAATGACCGTGGTGTGCGGCCCCGGCTGGCCCGGCGTGCTGCTGCACGAAGCGATCGGCCATGGGCTGGAAGGCGATTTCAACCGCAAGGGCACATCGGCTTTTTCCGGCCGGATCGGCGAACGGGTGGCAGCCCCCGGCGTCACCGTGATCGACGACGGATCGATCGCCAACCGGCGCGGTTCGCTGAGCATCGACGACGAAGGCACGCCGACCCAGCGCAACACGCTGATCGAAGACGGCATCCTCGTCGGCTATATGCAGGATCGGCTGAACGCGCGGCTGATGGGCGTGCCCGCCACCGGCAACGGCCGGCGCGAAAGTTTCGCCCATGCGCCGATGCCGCGGATGACCAACACCTTCATGCTTGGCGGCAATGACGATCCGGCCGAAATCCTGTCGCGGGTGAAGAACGGCATCTACGCCACCAGCTTCGGCGGGGGCCAGGTGGATATCACCTCGGGCAAGTTCGTGTTTTCCTGCACCGAAGCCTATCGCATCGAAAACGGCCGGATCGGCGCCCCGATCAAGGGCGCGACCCTGATCGGCGACGGCCCATCCGCGCTGACCAAGGTAAAGGCGATCGGCAACGACATGGCGCTCGACGAAGGCGTCGGCATCTGCGGCAAGGGTGGCCAGTCCGTCCCCGCCGGCGTCGGCCAGCCGACCCTGCTGATCGAAGGGCTGACGGTGGGCGGAACCGCGGCCTGA